The Budorcas taxicolor isolate Tak-1 chromosome 5, Takin1.1, whole genome shotgun sequence genome includes a window with the following:
- the AKAP3 gene encoding A-kinase anchor protein 3 — protein sequence MSDRVDWLQSQNGVCKVDVYSPGDSQPQDWKMSDESLSVFKEASHDPIRVLSWLRRDLEKSTAGFQDVRFKPGESSLGREMVSSGDPRKGFCVDYYNTTSRGSPGRLHFEMSHRENPHQGPSTHPGNGSSVDEVSFYANRLTNLVIAMARKEINEKIDGSENRCVHQSVYMGDEPPPNKSLSKVASELVNETVTACSKNTPSNKAPGSGDRASGTLQSPPNLKYKSTLKIKETSKGARGPEDRPSSKKSFFYKEVFESRNAGDAKEGGRTLPAERKMFRGHERPDDFTTSVSQGIMTYANSVVSDMMVSIMKTLKIQVKDTTIATIVLKRVLIKHAKEVVSDLIDSFMKNLHNVTGSLMTDTDFVSAVKRSFFSHGSQKATDIMDAMLGKLYSVIFAKKTPETVRKTKDKSESYSLVSMKGMGDPKHRNVDFASMKTEGKVREKVCTPTPKPEKSCVETVGEHIIKEGLTLWHNSQQKEGIPSCLQGSPFVTPKRHCKPVPDFPLAFPFDPCHFSLPMQCPEKPENFLCDSDSWAKDLLVSALLLIQYHLAQGGNMDAQSFLEAAGTSNLYPMKSPAVSHESTLRSPRVGADPEEVEKKDLMSVFFNFIRNLLSETIFKSDHSCDPKAAKEDSPQYERPATPSPAKLNECDEPGGAFAGLTKMVANKLDSRMNGQMVDHLMDSVMKLCLIIAKSCDSPLAELGDDKSGDASRPTSAFPESLYECLSTKGTGTAETLLQNAYQAIHNELRSLSAQPPEGCTAPKVIVSNHNLTDTVQNKQLQAVLQWVAASELNVPILYFAGDDEGIQEKLLQLSAAAVEKGRSVGEVLRSVLQYEKERQLDEAVGNVTRLQLLDWLMVNL from the exons ATGTCGGATAGGGTTGACTGGTTACAAAGCCAAAATGGAGTATGCAAAGTTGACGTCTATTCCCCCGGAGACAGCCAACCCCAAGACTGGAAAATG TCGGATGAATCCTTGTCTGTTTTTAAGGAAGCCTCACACGATCCCATCAGAGTGCTCAGCTGGCTCCGCAGAGACCTAGAAAAAAGCACAGCAGGATTCCAAGACGTTAGGTTCAAGCCCGGAGAATCATCGCTCGGCAGGGAAATGGTCAGCTCAGGAGACCCACGCAAAGGTTTCTGCGTGGACTATTACAACACCACCTCCAGGGGCAGTCCAGGGAGGCTGCATTTTGAGATGAGTCACAGAGAGAACCCGCACCAGGGTCCCAGCACGCACCCCGGTAATGGGAGCTCCGTAGACGAAGTCTCCTTCTACGCCAACCGCCTCACAAATCTTGTCATTGCCATGGCCCGTAAGGAGATCAATGAAAAGATTGACGGCTCTGAGAACAGGTGTGTCCACCAATCAGTGTACATGGGGGATGAGCCCCCACCCAACAAGAGCCTGAGCAAGGTGGCGTCGGAGCTGGTGAATGAGACCGTCACTGCGTGCTCCAAAAACACCCCATCGAATAAGGCTCCGGGCTCTGGTGACAGAGCCTCGGGGACATTACAGAGCCCCcctaatttaaaatacaaaagcacTTTGAAGATCAAGGAGACCAGCAAGGGAGCCAGGGGCCCAGAGGACAGGCCTAGCTCTAAGAAGTCTTTCTTCTACAAGGAAGTATTCGAATCTCGTAATGCGGGGGACgccaaagagggaggaaggacctTACCGGCGGAGAGAAAGATGTTCAGAGGACATGAAAGGCCCGATGACTTCACAACTTCTGTCAGTCAAGGGATCATGACCTACGCCAACAGTGTGGTGTCCGACATGATGGTCTCCATCATGAAGACCCTGAAGATCCAGGTGAAGGACACGACCATTGCCACCATCGTGCTGAAGAGGGTCCTGATCAAGCATGCCAAAGAGGTGGTCTCCGACCTCATCGACTCCTTCATGAAGAACCTCCACAACGTCACGGGGAGCCTCATGACGGACACGGACTTTGTCTCAGCCGTGAAAAGAAGCTTCTTCTCTCATGGAAGCCAGAAGGCCACGGACATCATGGACGCCATGCTGGGGAAACTCTACTCGGTGATATTTGCCAAGAAAACCCCGGAGACAGTCAGGAAAACCAAGGATAAGTCTGAAAGTTACTCCCTCGTCTCTATGAAAGGGATGGGTGATCCTAAACACCGAAACGTCGACTTCGCCTCCATGAAAACAGAAGGTAAAGTGAGGGAGAAAGTATGCACCCCCACGCCCAAACCCGAGAAGTCCTGTGTGGAGACTGTGGGGGAACACATTATCAAAGAGGGGCTGACCCTGTGGCACAACAGCCAGCAGAAGGAAGGCATACCTTCATGCCTCCAGGGCTCACCCTTCGTAACTCCCAAAAGACACTGTAAACCTGTGCCGGACTTTCCCCTGGCGTTCCCTTTTGACCCCTGCCACTTCAGCCTCCCTATGCAGTGCCCAGAAAAACCTGAGAATTTTCTGTGCGACTCAGACTCCTGGGCCAAGGACCTGCTTGTGTCTGCCTTACTTCTGATCCAGTACCACCTGGCCCAGGGAGGGAACATGGATGCACAGAGCTTCCTCGAAGCTGCCGGCACCTCCAACCTGTATCCCATGAAGTCCCCGGCCGTTTCCCATGAGTCCACCCTCCGGTCTCCCCGAGTGGGAGCTGACCCAGAAGAAGTGGAGAAGAAGGACCTAATGAGCGTTTTCTTCAACTTTATCCGGAACTTGCTCAGTGAGACCATTTTCAAGAGCGACCATAGCTGTGATCCCAAGGCAGCCAAGGAAGACAGCCCCCAGTATGAAAGACCCgccaccccttctcctgccaaaTTAAATGAATGTGATGAGCCTGGGGGTGCTTTTGCAGGGCTCACCAAGATGGTGGCTAACAAACTTGACAGCCGCATGAACGGGCAGATGGTAGACCATCTGATGGACTCAGTGATGAAGCTGTGTCTCATCATTGCCAAGTCCTGCGACTCTCCGTTGGCAGAATTGGGAGACGACAAGTCCGGGGATGCCAGCAGGCCGACGTCAGCCTTCCCAGAGAGTTTATATGAGTGTTTGTCCACCAAGGGCACAGGGACTGCAGAGACGCTCCTACAGAATGCCTATCAGGCTATCCACAACGAACTGAGGAGTCTATCAGCACAGCCCCCCGAAGGGTGCACAGCACCCAAAGTGATTGTCAGCAACCACAACCTGACAGACACAGTGCAGAACAAGCAGCTCCAAGCCGTTCTTCAGTGGGTAGCTGCCTCTGAGCTCAACGTCCCTATTCTGTACTTTGCCGGTGACGACGAAGGAATCCAGGAGAAG ctACTTCAGCTCTCGGCAGCCGCCGTGGAAAAGGGGCGCAGCGTAGGTGAGGTTCTACGGTCGGTGCTGCAGTACGAGAAGGAGCGACAGCTGGACGAGGCGGTGGGCAACGTCACACGGCTGCAGCTGCTGGACTGGCTGATGGTGAACCTGTGA